A genomic segment from Flavobacterium sp. 9R encodes:
- the rpsC gene encoding 30S ribosomal protein S3, giving the protein MGQKTNPIGNRLGIIRGWDSNWYGGNDYGDKLAEDHKIRKYVHARLSKASVSKVIIERTLKLVTVTITTARPGIIIGKGGQEVDKLKEELKKITDKEVQINIFEIKRPELDAYLVATSICRQIESRISYRRAIKMAIAASMRMNAEGIKVLISGRLNGAEMARSEGFKEGRIPLSTFRADIDYALAEAHTTYGRMGIKVWIMKGEVYGKRDLSPLAGMDKKQAGGKGGDSSRGDRKPFNKGGKPDARKRK; this is encoded by the coding sequence ATGGGACAAAAGACAAATCCAATTGGAAATAGACTTGGTATCATCAGAGGATGGGACTCAAACTGGTATGGTGGAAATGATTACGGTGATAAATTAGCCGAAGATCACAAAATCAGAAAGTATGTTCATGCTCGTTTATCAAAAGCTAGTGTATCAAAAGTAATCATCGAGAGAACTTTGAAACTTGTAACCGTTACTATCACTACTGCTAGACCTGGTATTATTATCGGTAAAGGTGGACAAGAGGTAGATAAGTTAAAAGAAGAACTTAAGAAAATTACTGACAAAGAGGTTCAAATTAACATCTTTGAAATTAAAAGACCTGAACTTGACGCGTATCTAGTTGCTACAAGCATCTGTCGTCAAATTGAAAGCAGAATTTCTTACAGACGTGCTATTAAAATGGCTATCGCAGCCTCTATGCGTATGAATGCTGAAGGAATTAAAGTTTTAATCTCTGGTCGTTTGAATGGTGCTGAGATGGCACGTTCAGAAGGTTTCAAAGAAGGTAGAATTCCTCTATCAACTTTCAGAGCTGATATTGATTATGCACTTGCAGAAGCTCATACTACATATGGTAGAATGGGAATTAAAGTGTGGATCATGAAAGGTGAAGTTTACGGAAAGAGAGATCTTTCTCCGCTTGCTGGTATGGATAAAAAACAAGCTGGTGGTAAAGGAGGAGATTCATCTAGAGGAGACAGAAAACCTTTCAACAAAGGTGGAAAACCAGACGCTCGTAAAAGAAAGTAA
- the rplV gene encoding 50S ribosomal protein L22: protein MGVRKRETADARKEANKSIAFAKLNNCPTSPRKMRLVADLVRGQKVERALNILRFSSKEASRKLEKLLLSAINNWEQKNSEASLEEAGLFVKEIRVDGGMMLKRLRPAPQGRAHRIRKRSNHVTIVLGAINNTQSNS, encoded by the coding sequence ATGGGAGTTCGTAAAAGAGAAACAGCAGATGCGAGAAAAGAGGCTAATAAGTCTATTGCTTTCGCGAAGTTAAATAACTGCCCTACTTCACCTAGAAAAATGCGCTTAGTAGCAGATCTAGTAAGAGGTCAGAAGGTAGAAAGAGCACTTAACATATTAAGATTTAGTTCTAAAGAAGCTTCAAGAAAATTAGAAAAACTATTATTATCTGCAATCAACAACTGGGAGCAAAAAAATAGTGAAGCTAGTTTAGAAGAAGCTGGTTTATTTGTTAAGGAAATCCGTGTAGATGGTGGAATGATGTTGAAAAGACTTCGTCCAGCTCCACAAGGAAGAGCACACAGAATAAGAAAACGTTCAAATCACGTGACAATCGTGTTGGGAGCTATCAATAACACACAAAGCAATTCTTAA
- the rpsS gene encoding 30S ribosomal protein S19: protein MARSLKKGPFVHYKLEKKVEENIAGGNKGVVKTWSRASMITPDFVGQTIAVHNGRQFVPVYVTENMVGHKLGEFSPTRSFRGHAGAKNKGKK, encoded by the coding sequence ATGGCACGTTCATTAAAAAAAGGACCTTTCGTTCATTATAAGTTAGAAAAGAAAGTTGAAGAAAACATCGCAGGTGGAAACAAAGGAGTAGTTAAGACTTGGTCTAGAGCTTCTATGATTACTCCAGACTTTGTTGGACAAACTATCGCAGTTCATAACGGTCGTCAATTTGTACCTGTTTACGTTACTGAAAACATGGTAGGACATAAATTAGGAGAATTTTCACCAACTAGATCTTTTAGAGGTCATGCTGGAGCAAAAAATAAAGGTAAAAAATAA
- the rplB gene encoding 50S ribosomal protein L2 — translation MSVRKLKPITPGQRFRVVNGYDAITTDKPERSLIAPIKNSGGRNSQGKMTMRYTGGGHKQRYRIIDFKRTKEGIPATVKSIEYDPNRTAFIALLAYADGEKTYVIAQNGLKVGQKVVSGADSQPEIGNTLPLSRVPLGTVISCIELRPGQGAVIARSAGTFAQLMARDGKYATIKMPSGETRLILLTCSATIGAVSNSDHQLVVSGKAGRTRWLGRRPRTRPVAMNPVDHPMGGGEGRSSGGHPRSRNGIPAKGYRTRSKKNPSNKYIVERRKK, via the coding sequence ATGTCAGTAAGAAAATTAAAACCTATTACCCCAGGTCAGCGATTTAGAGTTGTGAATGGTTATGACGCTATTACAACTGATAAGCCGGAACGCTCTTTGATAGCGCCGATAAAAAACTCTGGAGGTAGAAATAGTCAAGGAAAGATGACCATGCGTTATACGGGTGGTGGTCACAAGCAGAGATATCGTATTATCGATTTTAAACGTACAAAAGAAGGAATTCCTGCTACGGTAAAATCTATAGAATATGATCCAAATCGTACTGCTTTTATCGCTTTATTAGCTTATGCTGATGGTGAGAAAACTTATGTTATCGCTCAAAATGGTTTGAAAGTTGGTCAGAAAGTAGTTTCTGGTGCAGATTCTCAACCTGAAATTGGTAACACTTTACCTTTAAGTAGAGTTCCACTTGGAACTGTAATTTCTTGTATTGAATTGAGACCAGGTCAAGGAGCTGTAATCGCTCGTTCTGCTGGAACATTTGCTCAATTAATGGCAAGAGATGGAAAATATGCAACTATAAAAATGCCATCAGGTGAAACAAGATTGATTTTGTTAACGTGTTCGGCTACTATAGGTGCAGTTTCTAATTCAGATCATCAATTAGTTGTATCAGGAAAAGCTGGTAGAACAAGATGGTTAGGAAGAAGACCTAGAACAAGACCTGTTGCAATGAACCCTGTTGATCACCCAATGGGTGGTGGAGAAGGACGTTCTTCTGGTGGACATCCACGTTCAAGAAATGGAATACCAGCTAAAGGTTATAGAACACGTTCTAAGAAAAACCCGAGTAACAAGTATATCGTAGAACGTAGAAAGAAATAA
- the rplW gene encoding 50S ribosomal protein L23, with the protein MSIIIKPIVTEKVTKESEVLNRFGFEVNRKANKVEIKKAVEAAYGVNVVSVNTMNVRPDRTTKYTKSGLISGKTNAIKKAIVQVQEGETIDFYNNI; encoded by the coding sequence ATGAGCATCATAATTAAACCTATAGTAACGGAAAAAGTAACCAAAGAAAGTGAAGTTTTGAACCGTTTTGGATTCGAAGTTAACAGAAAAGCAAACAAAGTTGAAATTAAGAAAGCTGTAGAGGCTGCTTACGGAGTAAACGTTGTTAGTGTTAACACTATGAATGTAAGACCAGACAGAACTACAAAATACACTAAAAGTGGTTTAATCAGTGGAAAGACAAATGCAATTAAAAAAGCAATTGTACAAGTACAAGAAGGAGAAACAATTGATTTTTACAACAATATCTAA
- the rplD gene encoding 50S ribosomal protein L4 yields MEVKVLDFNGKDTGRKVQLSDSVFAIEPNNHAVYLDVKQYLANQRQGTHKAKERAEVAGSTRKIKKQKGTGTARAGSAKNPLFKGGGTVFGPRPRSYSFKLNKNLKRLARKSAFSIKAKESNIIVLEDFNFETPSTKNFINVLKALELENKKSLFILGDTNKNVYLSSRNLKASNVVSSSELSTYAILNANNLVLLESSLEVIEDNLSK; encoded by the coding sequence ATGGAAGTAAAAGTATTAGATTTCAACGGAAAAGATACTGGAAGAAAAGTTCAACTTTCTGATTCAGTATTCGCAATTGAACCAAATAATCACGCAGTATACCTTGATGTTAAGCAATATCTTGCTAATCAAAGACAAGGAACGCACAAAGCTAAAGAAAGAGCTGAAGTAGCAGGAAGTACTCGTAAGATTAAAAAACAAAAAGGAACTGGTACTGCTCGTGCGGGTAGTGCAAAAAATCCATTGTTTAAAGGTGGTGGAACTGTTTTCGGGCCAAGACCAAGAAGTTATTCATTTAAATTGAATAAAAACTTAAAAAGATTGGCTAGAAAATCTGCTTTCTCTATTAAAGCTAAAGAATCAAACATCATTGTTTTGGAAGACTTTAATTTTGAAACGCCAAGCACTAAAAATTTCATTAATGTTTTGAAAGCTTTAGAGTTAGAAAATAAAAAATCACTATTTATATTGGGTGATACCAATAAAAATGTATATTTGTCGTCACGTAATTTAAAGGCGTCTAATGTTGTAAGTAGTTCAGAATTAAGTACTTACGCTATTTTAAATGCTAATAATTTAGTGCTTTTGGAGAGTTCTTTGGAAGTAATTGAAGATAATTTAAGTAAATAA
- the rplC gene encoding 50S ribosomal protein L3, whose protein sequence is MSGLIGRKIGMTSIFDENGKNIPCTVIEAGPCVVTQVRTKEVDGYEALQLGFDDKNEKHSTKAALGHFKKAGTVAKKKVVEFQDFATEQKLGDLIDVSIFEEGEFVDVQGVSKGKGFQGVVKRHGFGGVGQATHGQHNRLRAPGSVGASSYPSRVFKGMRMAGRMGGENVKVQNLRVLKVVSDKNLLVIKGCVPGHNNSYVIIQK, encoded by the coding sequence ATGTCTGGGTTAATTGGTAGAAAAATCGGCATGACTAGTATTTTCGATGAAAACGGGAAAAATATTCCTTGTACGGTAATCGAAGCTGGACCATGCGTTGTTACCCAAGTCAGAACCAAAGAGGTTGACGGGTATGAAGCGTTGCAACTTGGTTTCGATGACAAAAACGAGAAACATTCCACGAAAGCGGCTTTAGGTCACTTTAAAAAAGCGGGAACTGTTGCTAAGAAAAAAGTCGTTGAATTTCAAGATTTTGCAACTGAACAAAAATTAGGAGATCTTATCGATGTTTCTATTTTTGAAGAAGGAGAATTTGTGGATGTACAAGGTGTGTCTAAAGGTAAAGGTTTTCAAGGGGTTGTGAAACGTCACGGTTTTGGTGGTGTTGGTCAAGCAACTCATGGTCAACATAACCGTTTAAGAGCGCCAGGTTCTGTAGGAGCTTCTTCTTATCCATCTAGAGTATTCAAAGGAATGCGTATGGCTGGAAGAATGGGAGGAGAAAATGTAAAAGTTCAAAACCTTAGAGTTTTAAAAGTAGTTTCTGATAAGAACTTACTAGTTATTAAAGGATGTGTTCCTGGGCATAACAACTCTTATGTAATCATTCAGAAGTAA
- the rpsJ gene encoding 30S ribosomal protein S10 gives MSQKIRIKLKSYDHMLVDKSAEKIVKTVKTTGAVVTGPIPLPTHKKLFTVLRSPHVNKKAREQFEVMSYKRLIDIYSSSSKTIDALMKLELPSGVEVEIKV, from the coding sequence ATGAGTCAAAAAATCAGAATAAAATTGAAATCTTACGATCATATGTTGGTGGATAAATCTGCTGAAAAGATTGTGAAAACAGTAAAAACTACTGGTGCTGTGGTAACTGGTCCAATTCCATTGCCAACACACAAAAAATTATTTACAGTATTGCGTTCTCCGCACGTAAATAAGAAAGCAAGAGAGCAGTTTGAAGTAATGTCATATAAGAGATTAATTGATATTTATTCTTCTTCATCTAAAACAATTGATGCTTTAATGAAATTAGAATTGCCTAGTGGAGTTGAAGTTGAAATCAAAGTTTAA
- the fusA gene encoding elongation factor G, with translation MARDLKFTRNIGIAAHIDAGKTTTTERILFYTGKSHKIGEVHDGAATMDWMAQEQERGITITSAATTCEWNFPTEQGKILPESKPYHFNIIDTPGHVDFTVEVNRSLRVLDGLVFLFSAVDGVEPQSETNWRLADQYRVPRMGFVNKMDRQGSNFLAVCQQVRDMLKSNAVAITLPIGEENDFKGVVDLVKNQAIVWHDATQGATFDIIDIPADMVDEVKEYRDILIEAVADYDENLLDKYMEDPDSITEEEINNALRAATMDMAIIPMIAGSSFKNKGVQFMLDAVCKYLPSPMDKEGISGIHPDDAELLEEDQTQILRKPDVKEPFAALAFKIATDPFVGRLAFFRAYSGRLDAGSYVLNTRSGNKERISRIYQMHANKQNPIEYIEAGDIGAAVGFKDIKTGDTLCDEKHPIILESMKFPAPVIGIAIEPKTKADVDKMGMALAKLAEEDPTFTVRTDEASGQTIISGMGELHLDILVDRMKREFKVEVNQGEPQVEYKEAFTKSAQHRETYKKQSGGRGKFGDIVFRVEPADEVDGKVPVGLQFVNEVKGGNVPKEYIPSVEKGFREAMKTGPLAGYQVDSLKVTLLDGSFHPVDSDALSFELAARMGYREVAKAAGAIILEPIMKMEVITPEENMGDIVGDINRRRGQVNDMGDRNGAKTIKADVPLSEMFGYVTTLRTLSSGRATSTMEFSHYAETPSNISEAVIKKAKGNA, from the coding sequence ATGGCTAGAGATCTTAAATTTACAAGAAATATTGGAATTGCTGCTCATATTGATGCTGGTAAAACAACAACAACTGAGCGTATATTATTCTATACTGGAAAATCACACAAAATTGGTGAAGTACACGATGGTGCTGCAACAATGGACTGGATGGCGCAAGAGCAAGAAAGAGGTATTACTATTACTTCTGCTGCTACAACTTGTGAATGGAATTTTCCAACTGAGCAAGGTAAAATTTTACCAGAATCTAAACCTTATCACTTCAACATTATCGATACTCCTGGTCACGTTGACTTTACAGTAGAGGTAAATCGTTCGTTGCGTGTACTAGATGGATTAGTTTTCTTGTTTAGTGCAGTTGATGGTGTTGAGCCACAATCTGAGACTAACTGGAGATTAGCAGATCAGTACCGTGTACCTCGTATGGGGTTTGTTAATAAAATGGACCGTCAAGGATCTAATTTCTTAGCAGTTTGTCAGCAAGTACGTGATATGTTGAAATCTAACGCGGTAGCGATTACTTTGCCAATTGGTGAAGAAAATGATTTCAAAGGAGTGGTTGATTTGGTTAAAAATCAAGCTATTGTTTGGCATGATGCTACTCAAGGTGCTACTTTTGATATTATCGATATCCCTGCGGATATGGTTGATGAAGTAAAAGAGTACAGAGATATTCTTATTGAAGCGGTTGCTGATTACGATGAAAACTTGCTTGATAAATACATGGAAGATCCTGATTCTATTACAGAAGAAGAGATTAACAATGCGTTAAGAGCTGCGACTATGGATATGGCTATCATTCCTATGATTGCTGGTTCATCTTTCAAAAATAAAGGAGTTCAATTTATGTTGGATGCAGTATGTAAATACTTGCCATCTCCAATGGATAAAGAAGGAATCTCTGGTATTCATCCAGATGATGCAGAATTGCTTGAAGAGGATCAAACTCAAATCTTGCGTAAGCCAGATGTAAAAGAGCCTTTCGCTGCGTTAGCGTTTAAAATTGCAACTGACCCATTCGTAGGTCGTTTAGCGTTCTTCCGTGCATACTCTGGAAGATTAGATGCTGGTTCTTATGTTTTGAATACACGTTCTGGTAACAAAGAGAGAATTTCTCGTATCTACCAAATGCATGCTAACAAGCAAAACCCAATCGAATATATCGAGGCAGGTGATATTGGGGCAGCTGTTGGATTTAAAGATATCAAAACTGGAGATACATTGTGTGATGAAAAACACCCAATTATTCTTGAGTCAATGAAATTCCCAGCACCAGTAATTGGTATTGCTATTGAGCCAAAAACTAAAGCTGACGTAGATAAAATGGGTATGGCTTTGGCTAAATTAGCTGAAGAAGATCCAACGTTTACTGTTAGAACTGATGAGGCTTCAGGGCAAACTATTATCTCAGGTATGGGTGAGTTGCACTTGGATATCCTTGTAGATCGTATGAAACGTGAATTCAAAGTTGAGGTAAATCAAGGTGAGCCTCAGGTTGAATATAAAGAAGCGTTTACTAAATCTGCACAACATAGAGAAACTTACAAAAAACAATCTGGTGGTCGTGGTAAATTCGGTGATATCGTATTTAGAGTTGAGCCTGCAGATGAAGTTGATGGAAAAGTTCCTGTTGGATTGCAGTTTGTTAATGAGGTAAAAGGAGGAAACGTTCCAAAAGAATATATTCCTTCTGTAGAAAAAGGTTTCCGTGAAGCTATGAAAACTGGTCCTTTAGCAGGTTATCAGGTGGATAGTTTGAAAGTGACTTTATTAGATGGATCTTTCCACCCTGTAGATTCTGATGCTCTTTCTTTTGAATTGGCAGCTAGAATGGGTTATAGAGAAGTTGCTAAAGCTGCTGGTGCTATCATTCTTGAGCCTATTATGAAAATGGAAGTTATTACGCCAGAAGAAAACATGGGAGATATCGTTGGTGATATTAACCGTCGTAGAGGTCAGGTAAATGACATGGGTGATAGAAATGGTGCAAAAACTATTAAGGCAGATGTTCCATTATCAGAAATGTTTGGATATGTTACAACTTTAAGAACTTTATCTTCAGGTCGTGCAACATCTACAATGGAATTTTCACACTACGCTGAAACACCTTCTAATATTTCAGAAGCAGTTATCAAAAAAGCAAAAGGAAACGCATAA
- the rpsG gene encoding 30S ribosomal protein S7, producing MRKRAAKKRPLLPDPRFNDQLVTRFVNNLMWDGKKSTAFKVFYDAIDIIESKKQNDEKTSLEIWKDALTNVMPHVEVRSRRVGGATFQIPMQIRPDRKISMAMKWLILYSRRRNEKSMAQRLASECLAAAKEEGAAVKKRMDTHKMAEANKAFSHFRF from the coding sequence ATGAGAAAAAGAGCGGCAAAGAAAAGACCACTTTTACCAGATCCAAGGTTTAATGATCAATTGGTAACGCGTTTTGTGAACAACTTAATGTGGGATGGTAAAAAATCTACAGCGTTTAAAGTATTTTATGATGCAATTGACATTATAGAGTCTAAAAAACAAAACGATGAAAAAACTTCATTAGAAATCTGGAAAGATGCTTTAACTAACGTTATGCCACACGTAGAAGTGCGTAGTCGTAGAGTTGGAGGAGCTACATTCCAAATTCCAATGCAAATTCGTCCAGACAGAAAAATATCTATGGCTATGAAATGGTTGATTCTTTATTCAAGAAGAAGAAACGAAAAATCAATGGCGCAAAGATTGGCTTCAGAATGTTTAGCTGCGGCTAAAGAAGAAGGAGCTGCTGTTAAGAAAAGAATGGATACTCACAAAATGGCAGAAGCTAACAAAGCTTTCTCTCACTTTAGATTTTAA
- the rpsL gene encoding 30S ribosomal protein S12, with protein sequence MPTIQQLVRTGRTQITKKSKSVALDSCPQRRGVCTRVYTTTPKKPNSAMRKVARVRLTNGNEVNAYIPGEGHNLQEHSIVLVRGGRVKDLPGVRYHIVRGALDTSGVAGRTQRRSKYGAKRPKEAKK encoded by the coding sequence ATGCCAACAATTCAACAATTAGTAAGAACAGGAAGAACTCAGATAACTAAGAAGAGTAAATCGGTTGCTTTAGATTCTTGTCCTCAAAGAAGAGGGGTTTGTACGCGTGTTTACACTACTACACCAAAAAAACCAAACTCTGCAATGCGTAAAGTTGCGCGTGTACGTTTGACAAATGGTAATGAAGTGAATGCTTACATCCCTGGAGAAGGACACAATTTACAAGAGCACTCGATAGTATTAGTTAGGGGTGGAAGGGTAAAAGATTTACCAGGAGTTAGATATCACATCGTTCGTGGTGCGCTTGATACGTCAGGTGTTGCTGGAAGAACGCAAAGAAGATCTAAGTATGGTGCTAAACGCCCAAAAGAAGCAAAAAAGTAA
- a CDS encoding SusC/RagA family TonB-linked outer membrane protein codes for MKLKFNGLLVLLVALMTQLTFAQERSVSGTVSDNAGLPIPGVSVLVKGTKSGTQTDFDGKFIIKVDPSQTLVFSYVGMNTQEVVAKSTTINVKMVSSAMELESVVINTLGIEVKRSEKASSFSKVKGDVIANSGETSVIKGLSAKASGVAIVSNSGDPGSGAYIQIRGQNSITGSTQPLFVIDGTPVSNDEIGSGVDGVGQQSRLNDINPNDIENVQVLKGASAAALWGYRAANGVVLITTKKGKKGKISIDINSTVSFDKVNVEMKLQDKFGQGSNGVWSRNNANSYGDKISSRPGGSDVFNTTGQYFLTNDGRKIYPIAAGGKRSTANFQKSNMDAVIGDGLLLDNHISVSGGGENTNFYLGLGNTNQQGIIRNSDYERTSIDFTSESKIGDKTSFKTKFGYSSVNSNRIQTGSNLSGLYLGLYRSPADFDSRDFIGTNIQANGTAHLNSHRAYRQDVGTFATDLNPSYNNPLWTTDVQKNPNTVNRYIGGFELKHNISSWISVLARLGLDGYSDKRITMFPMNSSENGGNGSASESVTDYQSFNADLIALGDTKITENIGLSYLTGINFSETNYDQRGGSYKNFIIDSNGFSYDNALLIDKTTFLDRTYSKLSGAYFSTAFDYKNYLFLTLGGRFETSSTYDPNLKVYFYPTAEFGYKFTNGFENNILTDGKLRATYGQIASIPQPYAGTTYFVSATGAEGWGPAYDSGAYNGSFQQAGTGGNKNLKPEIKTEMEVGLDLQFFKALTINATYYSNETKDLLVNVPLNGSSTYSTLYGNFATIENKGFEVEFDANLLPSSSELKWNIFGNWSTNRNKVTKLDGTSSLFLNGFTGSSSRAVLGQPLGVLWGGKFDRDADGTLILDANGFPTAAESEGIIGDPNPDWRGALGTSFSYKGFKISTLFDASIGGQLWDGTSGALNNFGKTLETANEVTLTTATVNYNGQTIAPGTVRGNLRDFGAGPVLLDQAWYTSLGGGFGPVGEQFVKSASWIKWRELSLSYSLNLAKKNLGVDTITFTGTGRNLWLWTEADDLGQDPETNLTGGSNGRGLQYFNAPNTKSLIFSVNLKF; via the coding sequence ATGAAACTAAAGTTCAACGGACTCTTAGTGCTTTTAGTAGCACTAATGACGCAACTAACATTTGCGCAAGAAAGATCTGTTTCAGGTACAGTTTCTGACAATGCAGGATTGCCAATACCAGGCGTGAGTGTATTAGTTAAAGGAACAAAATCTGGAACGCAAACTGATTTTGATGGTAAATTCATCATCAAAGTAGACCCAAGTCAAACATTAGTATTTAGCTATGTTGGCATGAACACTCAAGAAGTTGTTGCAAAATCAACAACCATTAATGTGAAAATGGTAAGCTCTGCTATGGAGCTCGAAAGTGTTGTCATTAACACATTAGGTATAGAAGTAAAAAGAAGTGAAAAAGCATCTTCTTTTTCAAAAGTAAAAGGAGATGTAATTGCAAATTCTGGAGAAACTTCAGTTATCAAAGGACTTTCTGCTAAAGCTTCTGGTGTGGCAATCGTTTCTAACTCTGGTGACCCAGGATCTGGAGCATACATCCAAATTAGAGGACAAAACTCAATTACTGGTTCAACTCAACCATTATTCGTAATAGATGGAACACCTGTATCTAATGATGAAATTGGAAGCGGTGTTGATGGTGTAGGACAACAAAGCCGTTTAAATGATATTAACCCTAATGACATTGAAAATGTTCAAGTATTAAAAGGAGCATCTGCAGCAGCTTTATGGGGATATAGAGCAGCCAATGGAGTTGTATTGATTACTACTAAAAAAGGTAAAAAAGGCAAAATCTCTATTGATATTAATTCTACCGTTTCTTTTGACAAGGTAAATGTAGAAATGAAGCTTCAAGATAAATTTGGACAAGGAAGTAATGGAGTTTGGTCTAGAAACAATGCTAATTCATATGGAGATAAAATATCTTCTAGACCTGGAGGTTCAGATGTTTTTAACACAACAGGACAATACTTCTTGACTAATGACGGACGAAAAATCTATCCAATAGCTGCTGGTGGTAAAAGAAGCACTGCAAATTTTCAAAAATCAAATATGGATGCAGTAATCGGAGACGGTTTACTTCTTGATAATCACATTAGTGTAAGTGGGGGTGGTGAAAACACAAACTTCTATTTGGGACTAGGTAACACAAACCAACAAGGTATTATCAGAAATTCTGATTATGAAAGAACAAGCATCGACTTTACTTCTGAATCAAAAATTGGCGACAAAACCTCTTTCAAAACCAAATTTGGATATTCTTCAGTAAACTCTAATCGTATTCAAACTGGATCTAACTTATCAGGTTTATATTTAGGACTCTATCGTTCACCTGCTGATTTTGATAGTAGAGATTTTATTGGAACAAACATCCAAGCAAATGGAACTGCACATCTAAATAGCCATAGAGCTTACAGACAAGATGTTGGAACGTTTGCTACAGATTTGAATCCAAGCTACAACAACCCACTTTGGACAACAGATGTACAAAAAAATCCAAATACAGTTAACAGATACATTGGTGGATTTGAATTAAAACACAACATTAGCTCTTGGATATCTGTACTAGCAAGACTTGGTTTAGATGGGTACAGCGATAAAAGAATCACTATGTTCCCAATGAATTCATCTGAAAACGGAGGAAATGGTAGCGCTTCTGAAAGTGTAACAGACTATCAATCATTCAATGCTGACTTGATTGCATTAGGTGATACTAAAATCACTGAGAATATTGGGTTGTCATATTTAACAGGGATTAACTTCTCTGAAACCAATTATGATCAAAGAGGAGGTTCTTATAAAAATTTCATTATCGACTCAAACGGGTTTTCTTACGATAATGCCTTATTGATAGACAAAACAACTTTCTTAGACAGAACGTATTCAAAATTAAGTGGAGCTTACTTTTCAACTGCATTTGATTACAAAAATTATTTATTCTTAACTTTAGGCGGTCGTTTTGAAACCTCCTCAACCTATGATCCTAATTTGAAAGTGTATTTTTATCCAACAGCTGAATTTGGCTATAAATTCACTAATGGTTTTGAAAACAACATTTTAACAGATGGAAAGCTAAGAGCAACTTATGGTCAAATAGCGTCTATACCTCAACCATATGCAGGAACAACTTACTTCGTTTCAGCAACAGGAGCTGAAGGTTGGGGGCCAGCTTATGATTCCGGAGCTTATAATGGATCATTCCAACAAGCAGGAACTGGTGGAAATAAAAATTTAAAACCAGAGATTAAAACAGAAATGGAAGTTGGTCTTGATTTGCAATTCTTTAAAGCTCTTACAATCAATGCTACTTATTACTCTAATGAAACCAAAGATTTATTAGTTAATGTTCCTTTAAATGGAAGTTCTACTTACAGTACTCTTTATGGAAACTTTGCAACTATTGAAAACAAAGGTTTTGAAGTAGAGTTTGATGCTAACTTATTACCTTCAAGTTCAGAATTAAAATGGAATATTTTTGGAAACTGGAGTACAAACCGCAATAAAGTGACTAAACTTGACGGAACTAGTTCATTATTCCTTAACGGATTTACAGGATCTTCTTCTCGTGCAGTTTTAGGACAACCATTAGGTGTACTTTGGGGCGGTAAGTTCGACAGAGATGCTGATGGTACATTAATACTAGATGCTAATGGCTTCCCAACAGCAGCTGAATCAGAAGGTATCATTGGTGATCCTAACCCAGATTGGAGAGGAGCACTAGGAACTTCTTTTAGCTACAAAGGATTTAAAATAAGCACTTTATTTGATGCCTCTATTGGTGGTCAACTATGGGATGGAACAAGTGGAGCTTTAAATAACTTCGGTAAAACTTTAGAAACTGCAAACGAAGTTACTTTAACCACAGCAACAGTAAATTATAATGGACAAACTATTGCTCCAGGAACAGTTAGAGGAAATCTAAGAGACTTTGGTGCAGGACCAGTTTTATTAGATCAAGCTTGGTACACTTCGCTTGGAGGTGGATTCGGACCAGTTGGAGAACAGTTTGTTAAATCAGCATCTTGGATCAAATGGAGAGAACTTTCTTTATCTTACAGTCTAAATTTAGCTAAGAAAAATTTAGGTGTTGATACCATCACTTTTACTGGTACAGGAAGAAACTTATGGTTATGGACTGAAGCGGACGATTTAGGTCAAGACCCTGAAACTAACCTTACTGGTGGATCTAATGGACGTGGATTACAATACTTCAATGCTCCAAACACTAAATCATTAATATTTAGCGTTAACTTAAAATTTTAA